The Daucus carota subsp. sativus chromosome 7, DH1 v3.0, whole genome shotgun sequence genome window below encodes:
- the LOC108195310 gene encoding S-adenosyl-L-methionine:benzoic acid/salicylic acid carboxyl methyltransferase 3 — protein sequence MEVINVVLHMNGGLGDASYANNSLVQEKVLSMTRPILEEAVIDLYCNSTFPEKLCIADLGCSSGPNTLLAISGIMKTVDKIHKQGGFQSPEFQVYLNDLPRNDFNSIFRALPKFQDRLKEQMGSAFGPCFFTGVPGSFYERLFLSKTLHFVHSSYSLQWLSQVPELEETNKGNIYMASTSPPSVLKAYHQQFQTDFTAFLNCRSEELVTGGCMVLTFLGRKSDDPSSKECCYIWELLSMALRDMVSQGLIEEKKLDEFNIPQYTPSPREVKELVENEGSFSIDRLEVTRVNWNVYENDGDYNMIVD from the exons atggaaGTGATCAACGTCGTGCTTCACATGAATGGAGGATTAGGAGATGCTAGTTATGCAAACAACTCCCTTGTTCAA GAAAAAGTGTTATCCATGACAAGGCCAATACTGGAAGAAGCTGTGATTGATCTTTACTGCAACTCCACCTTCCCTGAAAAGCTATGCATCGCAGACCTGGGCTGTTCATCCGGACCAAACACACTACTAGCCATTTCCGGGATCATGAAAACCGTGGACAAGATCCACAAACAAGGCGGCTTTCAGTCACCAGAGTTTCAGGTCTACTTGAATGATCTTCCACGGAACGATTTCAACTCCATTTTCAGGGCCTTGCCAAAATTCCAAGACAGATTGAAGGAACAGATGGGCTCTGCCTTTGGACCTTGTTTCTTCACTGGTGTCCCTGGCTCATTTTATGAGAGGCTGTTTCTCTCGAAAACTCTTCATTTCGTCCATTCTTCCTACAGTCTTCAATGGCTTTCTCAG GTTCCTGAATTGGAAGAGACTAACAAAGGGAATATCTACATGGCGAGTACAAGCCCGCCAAGTGTGCTTAAGGCATACCATCAACAATTTCAAACAGATTTCACAGCATTTCTCAATTGTCGCTCTGAGGAACTCGTTACAGGAGGCTGCATGGTTTTGACGTTTCTGGGGAGAAAGAGTGACGATCCATCAAGCAAAGAGTGTTGTTATATATGGGAGCTTTTATCCATGGCTCTCAGGGACATGGTTTCACAA GGACTGATAGAAGAGAAGAAACTGGATGAGTTTAACATCCCTCAGTACACTCCATCTCCTAGAGAAGTGAAAGAATTGGTGGAAAACGAAGGGTCTTTCTCCATTGATCGCCTGGAGGTGACTCGAGTGAACTGGAATGTTTATGAGAATGATGGTGATTACAATATGATTGTGGATTGA